Proteins encoded in a region of the Ziziphus jujuba cultivar Dongzao chromosome 3, ASM3175591v1 genome:
- the LOC132799178 gene encoding phloretin 4'-O-glucosyltransferase-like has protein sequence MKQRRYIIVPFPAQGHINPSLQFSKRLIGTGAEVVFVIPISVHRRIMKNKTSTSTPDGLSFFLYSDSFDDGFKPGDDLHRYLSELRRGSKQAVSDLINSSAKHGRPVTCVFYSLCVQWIAETARELHVPSALLWVEPATLFCIYYYFFHGYEDEIKNNINDPSYSLELPGLPLKLTGRDLPSLMEDTKSENNWVQINMFREQFEVLDKETKTPRVLVNSFGALEPEAFVSIGDNQVKLFGIGPLIQSSFSGEKDHEDQSKTSFRGDLYQIDSNDNYIEWMSSKPERSVIYVSFGSFYVLPKPQMEEIAGGLLDYGRPFLWVITERQREEGKKEEDELRCREELEKLGRIVSWCSQLDVLSNTSLGCFVTHCGWNSTLESLVCGVPMVAFPRWLDQGTNAKLIEDVWKTGLRVKANKEGIVERDEIKRCLELVMGDDEIGRNAKKWKDLDRDALKAGGTFDKNFKAFLDEIDQEKGHFLD, from the coding sequence ATGAAACAACGGCGGTACATCATCGTTCCATTTCCAGCACAAGGTCATATAAACCCCAGCCTACAGTTCTCGAAGCGCCTCATCGGAACCGGTGCGGAGGTCGTCTTCGTCATCCCCATCTCAGTCCATAGGCGCATCATGAAGAACAAAACTTCCACTTCCACCCCGGACGGCCTATCTTTCTTCCTCTATTCCGACAGCTTCGACGACGGTTTCAAGCCCGGTGATGACCTGCACCGTTACCTGTCCGAGCTCCGCCGTGGCAGTAAACAAGCTGTCTCCGATCTCATAAACTCCAGTGCCAAACATGGCCGTCCCGTCACTTGTGTATTCTACTCCTTATGTGTCCAGTGGATTGCAGAGACAGCCCGTGAACTCCACGTTCCATCGGCGTTGCTTTGGGTCGAACCGGCTACCTTGTTCTGCATCTACTACTATTTCTTCCATGGCTATGAAGATGAAATCAAGAACAATATCAACGATCCTTCATATTCCTTAGAATTACCTGGACTTCCATTGAAGCTCACTGGTCGTGACCTTCCCTCTCTCATGGAGGATACAAAGTCTGAAAATAATTGGGTCCAAATCAACATGTTTAGAGAGCAGTTCGAAGTGCTTGACAAAGAAACCAAAACTCCAAGAGTGCTTGTGAACAGCTTTGGTGCTTTGGAGCCTGAAGCTTTTGTATCAATCGGTGATAATCAGGTTAAACTGTTCGGGATCGGACCGTTGATTCAGTCCAGTTTCTCGGGTGAAAAAGATCATGAAGATCAATCCAAGACTTCGTTTAGAGGTGATCTTTACCAAATTGACTCAAACGATAATTATATAGAATGGATGAGCTCGAAACCGGAGAGGTCAGTCATTTATGTGTCGTTTGGGAGCTTCTACGTGTTGCCAAAGCCACAAATGGAGGAAATTGCAGGTGGATTATTGGATTATGGCCGTCCTTTCTTGTGGGTTATTACAGAAAGGCAACgcgaagaaggaaagaaagaagaagatgagcTACGTTGCAGAGAGGAATTGGAGAAGCTTGGGAGGATAGTTTCATGGTGTTCTCAGCTGGACGTTTTGTCAAACACTTCATTGGGTTGTTTTGTGACCCATTGTGGGTGGAATTCCACATTGGAGAGCTTGGTTTGTGGGGTTCCAATGGTGGCTTTTCCGAGGTGGTTAGACCAAGGAACCAATGCTAAGCTTATCGAGGATGTTTGGAAGACAGGGCTGAGAGTGAAGGCAAATAAGGAAGGGATTGTTGAAAGAGATGAGATTAAGAGGTGCTTGGAATTGGTAATGGGAGATGATGAAATTGGAAGGAATGCCAAGAAATGGAAGGATTTGGATAGAGATGCTTTGAAGGCTGGTGGAACTTTTGATAAGAATTTCAAGGCGTTTTTGGATGAGATAGATCAGGAGAAAGGTcattttttagattaa
- the LOC107422087 gene encoding 3'-5' exonuclease-like, with translation MEGCYRIHYSGTTIQTTVTSSASVVDGWISTTIDIHRHRLSNLILGLDIEWRPYFQSQDRNPVAILQICEGHRCLIFQLLHADSIPLSLRQFLAFPYFTFVGIGVQEDAEKLFQELQLRVVSTMDLAQLAADRYGVEDFRRRGLKRLAMELIGKYMEKPKHVTLSQWDAKNLSDEQVEYATIDAYVSFALGLSLLKGFRRVSPVPYPLHQHSCNVSSWRPPPQPSFFVVYTQPPPQFV, from the coding sequence ATGGAGGGTTGTTATCGCATACACTATTCCGGTACTACAATTCAGACCACGGTTACTTCTTCTGCTAGCGTGGTTGACGGATGGATATCAACAACCATTGATATTCATCGTCACAGACTTTCCAATCTCATTCTCGGCCTCGACATCGAATGGCGTCCCTACTTTCAATCCCAAGATCGAAATCCAGTTGCAATCCTTCAGATTTGCGAAGGCCATCGATGCTTGATCTTTCAGCTACTCCACGCCGACTCAATTCCCTTATCACTGCGCCAATTTCTGGCTTTCCCATACTTCACTTTTGTGGGTATTGGGGTTCAAGAAGACGCGGAAAAACTCTTTCAGGAACTGCAACTGAGAGTTGTTAGTACTATGGATTTGGCCCAACTTGCCGCTGATAGATATGGAGTCGAAGATTTTAGAAGAAGGGGCTTGAAGAGGTTGGCCATGGAACTGATTGGCAAGTACATGGAAAAGCCCAAACATGTTACTCTGAGTCAATGGGATGCCAAGAATCTTTCTGATGAACAAGTTGAATATGCTACCATTGATGCTTATGTATCTTTTGCACTTGGGTTGTCCTTGTTGAAGGGATTCAGAAGAGTCAGCCCGGTCCCATACCCACTGCATCAGCATTCTTGCAATGTCAGCTCTTGGCGTCCTCCACCTCAGCCTTCTTTCTTTGTGGTGTACACTCAACCACCACcacaatttgtttaa
- the LOC132803337 gene encoding uncharacterized protein LOC132803337, translated as MYYFPANFVKIAVTFLLLMADFPASYAFSLYASDDVIGSTRREVCQGCERLMEEIMKDHHIQPFRNLRSREGRRSPPPPPIKSRQKAMKAPPHRLATPPPPQLIV; from the exons ATGTACTATTTTCCTGCAAACTTTGTGAAAATTGCAGTCACCTTTTTGCTTCTCATGGCTGATTTTCCTGCATCTTATGCATTTTCTCTTTacg CTAGTGATGATGTGATTGGATCCACAAGAAGAGAAGTTTGCCAGGGATGTGAGAGATTAATGGAGGAAATAATGAAGGACCACCATATCCAACCCTTCCGGAATCTGAGATCAAGAGAGGGTAGACggtctccaccaccaccaccaatcaAAAGTAGACAAAAAGCCATGAAAGCGCCTCCTCACCGTCTTGcaactcctcctcctcctcagcTGATTGTctga